From the genome of Cellvibrio japonicus Ueda107, one region includes:
- a CDS encoding STAS domain-containing protein, whose amino-acid sequence MRRFVPFVGEKQISRADGDQERAKRAAGRVIDEVVSTQAGESTWDDVVPADWPAQAKPRAATVSTPSAASTLASGPKVPFVRGGIPSARAAYLAAHKSSASHGGKKSSLEWVLINNGHGLRINIHGNIDHELRLEWQRLLAETLSTRVDEYEFNLSHTPALSLIGLGMLLLFKEHRGAQHEVIRLYNCSRDVAQLLNWTGMDKYFVIQSLAPMDV is encoded by the coding sequence ATGCGTCGCTTTGTCCCCTTTGTTGGAGAAAAGCAAATATCCCGTGCCGACGGCGACCAGGAGCGCGCCAAGCGAGCGGCTGGACGCGTGATTGATGAAGTTGTCAGCACCCAGGCTGGAGAAAGCACCTGGGATGATGTGGTGCCTGCGGATTGGCCGGCCCAGGCAAAACCTCGGGCTGCTACGGTATCGACCCCTTCAGCGGCATCTACATTGGCTTCAGGCCCCAAGGTACCTTTTGTCCGGGGGGGGATTCCTTCTGCCAGAGCTGCTTATCTGGCTGCGCACAAAAGTTCAGCGTCCCATGGCGGTAAAAAATCCTCACTTGAATGGGTATTGATCAATAATGGTCACGGCCTGCGCATTAATATCCATGGCAATATTGATCACGAACTGCGCCTGGAATGGCAGCGCCTACTGGCAGAGACCCTGTCTACCCGGGTTGATGAATATGAGTTCAACCTTAGCCATACCCCGGCGCTCAGCCTGATTGGTTTGGGAATGCTATTGTTGTTCAAGGAGCATAGGGGGGCGCAGCATGAGGTGATCCGTTTGTACAATTGCAGTCGGGATGTTGCTCAATTATTGAACTGGACAGGAATGGATAAATATTTTGTGATTCAAAGCCTGGCGCCGATGGACGTATAA
- a CDS encoding PDC sensor domain-containing protein, with translation MTPRNYLYLLQKYDEYQPQIERLLESIITSLPPLKLHNANELMQKKVEQLHQSYPFVELLYCIDEHGNQVTESAAAPNIADSKRREPGLGSDRSNRVYYTSARDNNRALTVTQPYLSSATQQLAISAVQRFNSDKGDVRYLVINFNLEKLITFLNGDALRLRVHPLFQVVYGIIGLMLVLVSGLLIFSAGKSLFDVVYEHTNTATQAFHLVILVTLGLAIFDLGKTILEEEVLLHKDIHHTDSTRRTISRFMSAIVIAVSIESLLLMFKSLLGDPTHLNSAVLMLFAAVALLVGLGIYLRLTTDRVKDKRQGRDIV, from the coding sequence ATGACACCCCGCAACTATCTTTATCTGCTGCAGAAATACGACGAATACCAACCCCAGATTGAACGCCTGCTGGAATCCATTATTACTTCCCTGCCGCCGCTAAAGTTGCACAATGCCAACGAGCTGATGCAAAAAAAAGTTGAGCAATTACACCAATCCTATCCTTTTGTGGAATTGCTCTATTGCATTGATGAGCACGGCAACCAGGTAACAGAATCGGCGGCGGCTCCCAATATCGCAGACTCCAAGCGCCGTGAGCCCGGGTTGGGATCGGATCGCAGTAACCGGGTTTATTACACCAGCGCACGTGACAACAATCGGGCACTGACAGTAACCCAGCCCTATCTTTCCAGCGCTACCCAACAATTGGCGATTTCTGCGGTGCAGCGTTTTAACAGTGATAAGGGGGATGTGCGTTACCTGGTGATTAATTTTAACCTGGAAAAATTAATCACCTTCCTCAATGGTGACGCGTTGCGTTTACGTGTACACCCGCTGTTTCAGGTGGTGTACGGCATCATTGGCTTAATGTTGGTATTGGTATCCGGGTTGCTGATTTTTTCGGCAGGGAAATCGCTGTTTGATGTGGTCTATGAACATACCAACACGGCTACCCAGGCATTCCATCTGGTGATTCTGGTGACCCTGGGGTTGGCTATTTTTGACCTGGGTAAAACCATCCTGGAGGAAGAAGTATTGCTGCACAAGGACATTCACCACACAGATTCCACCCGGCGCACTATCAGCCGTTTTATGTCGGCCATTGTTATTGCGGTTTCCATTGAATCATTGCTATTGATGTTTAAATCCCTGTTGGGCGATCCGACACACCTCAATTCCGCTGTATTGATGCTGTTTGCTGCTGTTGCCTTACTGGTGGGGCTGGGCATTTACTTGCGTCTCACGACCGACAGGGTTAAAGATAAACGCCAGGGTAGGGACATTGTGTGA
- the radA gene encoding DNA repair protein RadA, whose translation MSSKQKSAFVCNECGADFKKWQGQCTECGAWNSLSEVRLGPTPGNRAAKFEGYAGGASGNPVQTLAQISLQDLPRFSSGTGEFDRVLGGGFVPGSVVLIGGNPGAGKSTLLLQTLCNLARTMSALYVTGEESLQQVAMRAQRLGLPTDKLQMLSETSVEAICATAQQVQPKVMVIDSIQVMHMEDITSAPGSVSQVRESAAYLTRFAKQTGTVLILVGHVTKDGSLAGPKVLEHMIDCSILLEGDNDSRFRTLRGHKNRFGAVNELGVFAMTEQGMREVNNPSAIFLQRAEDVAPGSVVMVMWEGTRPLLIEIQALVDDSHIGNPRRVAVGMDQNRLSMLLAVLHRHGGIMVGDQDVFVNVVGGVRVMETSADLAVLLAIVSSFRDQLLPQDLIVFGEVGLSGEIRPVPSGQERLREAAKHGFKKAIVPFANASRVKELGIEVVAVKNLQQALESL comes from the coding sequence GTGAGCAGTAAACAAAAATCCGCTTTTGTCTGTAATGAATGTGGTGCCGATTTTAAAAAATGGCAGGGACAGTGTACCGAGTGCGGTGCCTGGAATAGCCTGAGCGAGGTGCGCCTCGGCCCGACGCCGGGCAATCGCGCCGCCAAGTTTGAAGGCTATGCCGGTGGTGCCTCCGGTAATCCGGTGCAAACCCTTGCCCAGATTTCCCTACAGGATTTACCGCGTTTCAGCAGCGGTACCGGTGAGTTCGATCGTGTCCTGGGGGGAGGTTTTGTGCCTGGTTCTGTGGTGCTGATTGGCGGCAATCCCGGCGCGGGTAAATCGACATTACTGCTGCAAACCCTGTGTAATTTAGCGCGCACCATGTCCGCGCTCTATGTGACCGGTGAGGAATCCTTACAGCAGGTGGCCATGCGCGCGCAGCGCCTTGGCTTGCCGACGGATAAATTGCAAATGCTGAGTGAAACCAGTGTCGAAGCCATCTGTGCAACGGCACAACAGGTTCAGCCCAAGGTGATGGTGATTGATTCCATCCAGGTTATGCACATGGAGGATATTACTTCCGCACCCGGCTCCGTATCCCAGGTGCGGGAAAGTGCCGCTTATCTCACCCGTTTTGCCAAGCAAACAGGTACGGTATTGATCCTGGTCGGACATGTCACCAAAGACGGCTCCCTGGCCGGGCCCAAGGTACTGGAGCATATGATTGATTGCTCAATCCTGCTGGAGGGGGATAACGACTCGCGTTTTCGCACTTTGCGTGGCCATAAAAACCGTTTTGGGGCGGTAAATGAGCTGGGCGTATTTGCCATGACTGAGCAGGGCATGCGCGAAGTGAACAATCCCTCAGCGATTTTTTTACAGCGTGCAGAAGATGTGGCTCCCGGTTCTGTGGTGATGGTCATGTGGGAGGGGACCCGCCCACTGTTGATTGAAATCCAGGCCCTGGTCGATGATAGCCATATCGGCAACCCCCGAAGGGTAGCGGTGGGGATGGATCAAAATCGCTTGTCGATGTTGCTCGCTGTATTGCATCGCCACGGTGGCATTATGGTGGGAGACCAGGATGTCTTTGTGAATGTGGTCGGCGGTGTGCGTGTTATGGAAACCAGTGCGGATCTGGCGGTGTTGCTGGCGATTGTCTCCAGTTTTCGCGATCAATTATTGCCGCAGGATCTGATTGTATTTGGTGAGGTGGGGTTATCCGGGGAAATCCGTCCGGTTCCCAGCGGCCAGGAGCGTTTGCGCGAGGCAGCCAAGCACGGGTTTAAAAAAGCCATAGTGCCTTTTGCCAATGCGTCACGGGTGAAAGAGTTGGGAATTGAGGTTGTCGCCGTTAAAAATTTGCAACAGGCCCTGGAGTCGCTCTAA
- a CDS encoding substrate-binding periplasmic protein, with translation MLSLRPHFHALGHWLLLGLLTCASHGSYGEKPLHLRLIDPQQVEPESTRHYYIRALELALSKTATANEKLQFHFIDQSVGRERVRAMIMHDELDVMWSSSTREREEHLEAVKFNLLRGINEYRFLLIRKQDQARFKPIHDLEGLRKFTLGSGTHWSDTDIFRRHGFRVVTAWNHESLFRMLAAKRFDFMARTYNEIQREIRERPELNLVVENHLLLRYEQPIYFFVHKNNQELARRLERGLQLAQADGSLGELFFSIEEFKDAWNALQHMDRTIIHLPTFDRDQD, from the coding sequence ATGTTGTCCCTGCGCCCACATTTCCATGCTCTTGGCCATTGGCTGTTACTTGGCCTGTTAACCTGCGCCAGCCATGGCAGCTACGGTGAAAAACCACTCCATCTGCGTTTGATAGATCCGCAACAGGTTGAACCCGAATCCACCAGGCATTATTACATCCGGGCACTTGAATTGGCCTTGAGTAAAACCGCTACAGCCAATGAAAAGCTCCAATTTCACTTTATCGACCAATCGGTTGGACGTGAACGCGTTCGCGCAATGATCATGCACGATGAACTGGACGTGATGTGGAGCAGCAGTACGCGCGAGCGCGAAGAACACCTGGAAGCCGTTAAATTCAATTTATTGCGCGGAATCAATGAGTATCGCTTCCTGTTAATACGAAAACAGGATCAGGCGCGCTTCAAGCCAATCCATGACCTGGAAGGTCTCCGCAAATTCACACTGGGCAGTGGCACACACTGGAGTGATACAGACATATTTCGCCGCCATGGCTTTCGTGTCGTCACCGCCTGGAACCACGAATCGCTCTTTCGCATGCTGGCAGCCAAACGCTTCGATTTTATGGCGCGGACCTACAATGAGATCCAGCGCGAAATCCGCGAGCGCCCGGAACTTAACCTGGTTGTAGAAAACCATTTACTTTTGCGTTATGAGCAACCGATTTATTTTTTTGTGCATAAAAATAATCAGGAATTAGCTCGCCGCCTGGAGCGCGGTCTGCAACTGGCCCAGGCCGATGGCAGCCTGGGCGAATTGTTTTTCAGTATCGAGGAATTCAAAGATGCCTGGAATGCGTTGCAGCACATGGATCGCACAATCATCCATCTCCCTACGTTCGACAGGGATCAGGATTAG
- a CDS encoding PilZ domain-containing protein, whose protein sequence is MNTLEHEDNQPSPEDRRQYPRLPLRAYAQMQYSSKGWEAHLLDISASGIKLGLLSEHLLRKGDALRVHVMLDDFPAFTHSGKKSLHLHGRLAHVRDHILGLEFQPDTPADKNLLDELLTQLSAQESR, encoded by the coding sequence ATGAATACCCTGGAACATGAGGACAATCAGCCAAGTCCCGAAGATCGCCGGCAGTATCCGCGCCTGCCATTGCGCGCCTATGCACAAATGCAGTATTCCAGCAAAGGCTGGGAAGCCCATCTGTTAGATATATCGGCGTCGGGCATCAAGCTTGGGTTATTAAGTGAACACTTGTTGCGCAAGGGGGACGCCCTGCGTGTACACGTTATGCTGGACGATTTTCCTGCGTTTACTCACTCAGGTAAAAAAAGCCTGCACCTGCACGGCCGCCTGGCCCATGTACGCGACCATATCCTTGGCCTGGAATTCCAGCCGGATACACCGGCGGATAAAAACCTGCTGGATGAATTGCTGACCCAGCTATCCGCGCAAGAGAGCCGATAA
- a CDS encoding PilZ domain-containing protein produces the protein MATTSSTNERRRFSRVLFDAHVELAQGDFHWRATLLDISLNGMLLQQQLPEAVNQQEPILVKIILADNTSIAMSVTLAHQHNQQTGLVCSAIDIDSVCHLRRLIELNLGDATAAERELSELMSDY, from the coding sequence ATGGCGACAACCTCATCAACCAACGAGCGGCGACGCTTCAGTCGTGTGCTTTTCGATGCCCATGTAGAATTGGCCCAAGGTGATTTTCACTGGCGGGCAACCCTGCTGGATATTTCCCTCAACGGCATGCTGCTGCAACAGCAACTACCGGAAGCAGTAAACCAGCAAGAGCCCATACTGGTAAAAATTATCCTTGCCGATAACACCTCTATTGCCATGTCGGTGACCCTGGCCCACCAGCATAACCAACAGACCGGGCTGGTGTGCAGCGCAATTGATATCGACAGTGTCTGCCACCTGCGCCGCCTGATTGAACTCAACCTGGGAGACGCCACCGCTGCCGAGAGAGAACTTTCGGAATTAATGAGCGACTACTAA
- a CDS encoding ROK family protein, whose protein sequence is MTEFRIGIDLGGTKTEVILLNGDSQELFRTRIPTVRNDYAATLRDIAGLVQQAEAAAGQAHLPVGIGIPGTISRKTGCVKNANATWLNGKPFQQDLSGHLQRPVQMTNDANCLAVSEAVDGAGRGYDLVFAGILGTGCGAGLVYRGIPLVGPNGVAGEWGHNPLPWTAAPELEVRTCYCGKRGCQETFLSGTGLCLSYRLASNRELQGHEIVALARARDALAAQVLDSYIDQLARGLAAIVNVIDPDVIVLGGGASNIDEIYNRIPERLSRYVFGGECDTPVKRALHGDSSGVRGAAWLNPLHNPG, encoded by the coding sequence ATGACAGAGTTTCGAATTGGTATAGATCTCGGCGGCACTAAAACCGAGGTCATCCTGCTTAATGGCGATAGCCAGGAGTTGTTTCGCACCCGCATTCCCACAGTGCGCAATGATTATGCGGCTACCCTGCGCGATATTGCCGGATTGGTGCAACAGGCTGAAGCTGCTGCTGGCCAGGCACATTTGCCCGTGGGTATCGGTATTCCCGGTACTATTTCGCGTAAAACCGGTTGCGTCAAAAATGCCAACGCTACCTGGCTGAATGGCAAACCTTTCCAGCAGGATCTTTCCGGGCATTTGCAGCGCCCTGTCCAAATGACCAACGATGCCAATTGCCTGGCGGTTTCGGAAGCCGTTGATGGTGCCGGGCGTGGTTATGATCTGGTATTTGCCGGTATCCTCGGAACGGGTTGTGGTGCTGGCCTGGTTTATCGGGGGATACCGCTGGTTGGGCCGAACGGGGTTGCCGGTGAATGGGGGCATAATCCCTTACCCTGGACGGCGGCCCCGGAATTGGAGGTGCGCACCTGCTATTGCGGTAAACGCGGTTGCCAGGAGACATTCCTGTCGGGAACCGGGCTGTGCCTGTCGTACCGCCTGGCGAGTAATCGCGAGCTACAGGGCCATGAGATTGTAGCGCTGGCCCGCGCCCGGGATGCACTGGCGGCCCAGGTGCTGGATAGCTATATCGATCAACTGGCCCGAGGTTTGGCCGCGATCGTTAACGTGATTGATCCCGATGTGATCGTGTTGGGGGGCGGCGCGTCCAATATTGATGAAATTTATAACCGGATACCCGAGCGCCTGTCCCGCTATGTGTTTGGTGGTGAGTGTGATACACCGGTTAAACGGGCGCTGCATGGCGACTCTTCCGGTGTGCGGGGGGCCGCCTGGTTGAATCCCCTGCACAATCCCGGGTGA
- a CDS encoding DUF4442 domain-containing protein, which yields MRAGVFRVLANLWPPLFFAGIKINALRRDYREARVTLYLRWYTRNYVGVQYGGSLMSMTDPWYMLMLMNNLGNDYYVWDKHAEIDYISPGKSHVQAHFVLTQAMIDDVKANTASGEKYLPTYTVEILDRDNTLVARVKRTIYIKLKPRARRGSDESPPC from the coding sequence ATGAGAGCAGGTGTATTTCGTGTATTAGCCAACCTCTGGCCACCGCTGTTTTTTGCCGGTATCAAGATTAACGCTCTGCGCAGGGATTATCGCGAAGCGCGTGTGACGCTCTATCTGCGCTGGTACACGCGCAATTATGTGGGGGTGCAATATGGCGGTAGCCTCATGTCCATGACAGATCCCTGGTACATGTTAATGTTGATGAATAATCTCGGTAATGATTATTACGTGTGGGATAAGCATGCGGAGATTGATTACATCAGCCCCGGTAAAAGCCATGTCCAGGCACACTTTGTGTTGACCCAGGCCATGATCGATGATGTGAAAGCGAATACCGCCTCGGGGGAAAAATACCTGCCCACTTACACTGTCGAGATTCTCGATAGGGACAATACCCTGGTCGCGCGCGTTAAGCGCACCATCTATATCAAACTAAAACCGCGTGCACGGCGCGGATCTGATGAGTCACCTCCATGTTGA
- a CDS encoding Gfo/Idh/MocA family oxidoreductase encodes MLNVALCSYGMSSKVFHAPLITAEPRLKLHSILQRQQPTALADYPQVTVAQSFAEIIENPDIHLVVVNTPNEFHFPMAKAALLAGKHVVVEKPFTLSLAEGEALIALAEQQQRILSVFQNKRLESDHLDVQQVIQSGQLGRIVEVEWHYDRYRTSITHKKWKEDNLPGSGTWFDLGIHMVDSMLCLFGKPEAVYAEMRSLRRAEGSTDYFTSIFHYQDMRVMLRSNTYVSEKGATVSVHGDRGSFLKFGQDVQEAQMMRGITPGMPGWAQPGEDNYGILHCHHQGESQRHRLPGQPGCYEHYYQNIVDAIVGTAPLAFLPQQSLLGVELLLAGEESARQHRLVSL; translated from the coding sequence ATGTTGAATGTTGCCCTTTGTTCTTATGGCATGTCGAGTAAGGTTTTCCATGCCCCATTAATCACTGCCGAACCGCGCCTGAAGTTACACAGTATTTTGCAACGGCAGCAACCAACGGCCCTGGCAGATTATCCGCAGGTAACTGTTGCGCAAAGCTTTGCGGAGATTATCGAAAATCCGGATATCCATCTGGTGGTGGTAAATACACCCAACGAGTTTCATTTTCCGATGGCAAAGGCGGCGCTGTTGGCAGGCAAGCATGTAGTGGTGGAAAAGCCGTTTACGCTCAGTCTGGCAGAAGGTGAAGCGCTGATTGCCCTGGCGGAGCAACAGCAGCGGATTCTCTCGGTATTCCAAAACAAGCGCCTTGAAAGCGACCATCTGGATGTACAGCAGGTCATTCAATCGGGCCAGCTGGGGCGTATCGTTGAAGTGGAATGGCATTACGATCGCTATCGCACCAGTATCACCCATAAAAAATGGAAGGAAGACAATTTACCCGGCTCGGGTACCTGGTTTGATTTGGGAATCCATATGGTCGATTCCATGCTGTGCCTGTTTGGCAAGCCCGAGGCTGTGTATGCCGAGATGCGCAGTTTGCGTCGGGCAGAAGGTTCTACCGATTATTTCACCAGTATTTTTCACTACCAGGATATGCGTGTCATGTTGCGCTCCAATACCTACGTTAGTGAAAAGGGAGCGACAGTGAGTGTCCATGGTGATAGGGGATCGTTCCTGAAGTTCGGGCAGGACGTTCAGGAGGCGCAGATGATGCGTGGTATTACCCCCGGTATGCCCGGTTGGGCCCAACCGGGTGAAGATAACTACGGCATCCTGCATTGCCATCACCAGGGGGAAAGCCAGCGCCACCGGTTGCCTGGGCAGCCCGGATGCTATGAGCATTATTATCAAAACATTGTCGATGCCATTGTTGGCACAGCGCCTTTGGCCTTTTTGCCACAGCAGTCTTTGCTGGGGGTTGAATTGTTACTTGCCGGAGAGGAAAGTGCGCGACAACATCGGTTGGTCTCACTCTAA
- a CDS encoding pectate lyase: MFQTHVFRGLPFAIKSAVLATALLVGNSASAAATAGFSTTDGGNVTGARSFSASTYEQINTIIANAKLDDNGKKVTGGAYPVIITYTGNEDALISQVIRDHTVDSSGNCPKARWNDAYRYVEIKEFTKGVTIQGANGSSANFGIVINKSSNVIVRNMKIGALAGANNDADMIRIDSGVNVWIDHNELFAVNNECKGSPDGDLTFESAIDIKKSSQDITVSYNYIHDVKKVGLDGSSSSDIAGGRKITFHHNVYRNVNARLPLQRGGWIHVYNNLYDGITDSGINVRQAGYALIESNWFQNAKNPITCRYDSSNCGFWDLRNNNVRNPGDFATYNITWSSGGTIDATNWTTTQPFPISLPYSYSPVSAQCVKDKLEQFAGVGKNNAQLTSSACGGSTSSTPVSSSSSSRSSSSVAVSSSSSSSSSSAAVSSSAGSAPVLSGTGDYPSGFSKCADLNGTCSVESGDGWVAFGRKGKWVTKRVSVPGTIACTVAAFGSDPGGNPNKCSYKR, translated from the coding sequence ATGTTTCAAACTCACGTATTCAGAGGTTTGCCTTTTGCTATCAAATCCGCAGTCCTTGCCACAGCCCTGCTTGTTGGCAACTCTGCATCTGCAGCCGCAACCGCAGGTTTCTCCACGACGGATGGCGGTAACGTAACAGGGGCTCGATCGTTCAGCGCATCGACCTACGAGCAAATCAACACCATTATTGCCAACGCCAAGCTGGATGATAACGGCAAGAAAGTCACTGGTGGTGCTTACCCCGTTATCATTACCTACACCGGTAACGAAGATGCCCTCATCAGCCAGGTGATCCGCGACCATACCGTTGACTCGTCAGGCAACTGTCCCAAGGCGCGCTGGAATGATGCTTACCGCTATGTAGAAATCAAGGAATTCACCAAGGGTGTCACCATCCAGGGCGCCAACGGCTCTTCCGCCAACTTCGGTATCGTTATCAATAAATCCAGCAATGTGATTGTGCGTAACATGAAGATTGGTGCCCTGGCAGGTGCTAATAACGATGCTGATATGATCCGTATCGACAGCGGTGTGAACGTATGGATTGACCACAACGAGCTGTTTGCAGTGAACAACGAATGTAAAGGTTCTCCCGATGGCGACCTGACATTTGAAAGTGCAATCGACATCAAGAAAAGCTCCCAGGACATCACTGTCTCTTACAACTACATCCACGATGTGAAGAAAGTGGGCCTCGATGGTTCCAGCAGCAGTGACATCGCTGGCGGCCGCAAGATCACTTTCCACCACAACGTTTATCGCAATGTGAATGCGCGCCTGCCCTTGCAACGCGGTGGTTGGATTCACGTGTACAACAACCTGTACGACGGTATTACCGATTCCGGTATTAACGTGCGCCAGGCGGGTTATGCACTGATTGAAAGCAACTGGTTCCAAAATGCCAAGAACCCGATCACCTGCCGCTATGACAGCAGCAATTGTGGTTTCTGGGACCTGCGTAACAACAACGTGCGCAATCCCGGTGATTTTGCTACCTACAACATCACCTGGAGCAGCGGCGGTACCATTGATGCCACCAACTGGACCACAACACAGCCTTTCCCAATCTCCCTGCCTTACAGCTACTCACCGGTAAGCGCACAATGTGTTAAGGATAAGCTGGAGCAATTCGCCGGTGTTGGTAAAAACAATGCCCAGTTGACGTCTTCCGCCTGTGGTGGATCGACCTCCTCTACACCGGTCTCTTCGTCATCTTCCAGCCGTTCATCCAGCTCGGTGGCTGTTTCCTCTTCCAGCAGCTCATCAAGCAGTTCTGCCGCTGTCAGCAGCTCCGCAGGTTCTGCCCCAGTATTGAGTGGTACCGGTGATTATCCAAGCGGATTCTCCAAGTGTGCTGACTTGAATGGTACCTGCTCTGTTGAGTCTGGTGATGGCTGGGTTGCGTTCGGCCGTAAAGGCAAGTGGGTAACCAAGCGCGTTTCTGTACCAGGCACAATTGCCTGTACCGTTGCAGCCTTTGGCTCTGACCCAGGTGGCAATCCTAACAAGTGCTCTTACAAGCGCTAA
- a CDS encoding SDR family oxidoreductase, with the protein MAGKKVVLITGGGRGIGAATARLFAQEGYAVCINYKSRSEPAHQLRDEICAGGGECLAVQADVSIEDEVVNLFARIDEHFGTLSVLVNNAAILKQQCRLESMTAERINSILVNNITSYFLCAREAVKRMSTKYGGSGGAIVNVSSGAARSGSPNEYVDYAASKGAIDTMTRGLALEVAGEGIRVNGVRPGFIYTDMHADGGEPGRVDRLKSRIPLGRGGYPEEVAEAILWLASDKSAFSTGTIVDLTGGL; encoded by the coding sequence ATGGCAGGCAAAAAAGTTGTATTGATCACCGGTGGTGGACGGGGAATAGGAGCGGCGACAGCCAGGTTGTTTGCTCAGGAGGGGTATGCCGTTTGTATTAATTACAAAAGCCGATCTGAACCTGCGCACCAATTGAGGGATGAAATATGTGCCGGTGGTGGAGAGTGCCTGGCAGTGCAGGCAGATGTGTCCATAGAGGATGAGGTGGTGAATTTATTTGCGCGCATTGATGAGCATTTCGGGACTTTATCAGTATTGGTGAACAACGCCGCTATTCTCAAACAACAGTGCAGGCTGGAGTCTATGACAGCGGAGCGGATAAACAGCATTCTGGTCAATAACATCACCAGTTATTTTCTCTGCGCACGCGAAGCGGTCAAACGTATGTCAACCAAATATGGTGGTTCTGGTGGGGCTATTGTCAATGTGTCATCGGGTGCCGCACGGTCGGGATCGCCTAATGAGTATGTGGATTACGCCGCATCCAAAGGGGCAATAGATACCATGACCCGGGGGCTCGCCCTGGAAGTGGCCGGAGAGGGCATCCGGGTTAATGGTGTTCGCCCCGGTTTCATATACACCGATATGCATGCCGATGGTGGTGAGCCCGGGCGGGTCGATCGTTTGAAAAGCCGTATCCCCCTCGGGCGCGGTGGTTATCCCGAGGAAGTAGCGGAGGCCATTTTATGGCTG